The sequence GCGCTGGATGGATCAGAAGACATGATGGATTTCCTGAACTTGATCAACAAGCCCGGGGCTAAAGCCCCGGGTCATAGAGAGTAGTTTCGGCACGGCTGAAGCCGTGCCCTCCCACCAAACGCATACGCATCACGGCAATGTCTGTACTTCCACGCTGAGCACCGCCGGCAGATCGCGCACGATTGGATTCCACGAATCGCCTGCATCGGCGGAGGCGTAGACCTGGCCGCCGCTGGTTCCGAAATAGATTCCGCACTTATCCAGGGTATCGACGGCCATGGCGTCGCGCAGGACGTTTACGTAGCAATTTTCTTGCGGGAGGCCCTTCGTGAGAGGCTCCCATTCGTTGCCGCCCGTGCGGCTACGGAAGACGCGCAGTTTGCCGTCGGGCACAAAGTGCTCGCTGTCGCTCTTGATGGGGATAACGTAAACGGTTTCTGGTTCGTGGGAATGGATGTCGATGACGAATCCGAAGTCGGTGGGTAAGTTGCCGCTGACCTCGCGCCAGTTATCGCCGGCATCGTCGCTGCGCATGACGTCCCAGTGTTTCTGCATGAAGAGGACGCCGGGCCGCTTCGGGTTCATGGCAATGTGGTGCACGCAGTGTCCGACCTCGGCGTTGGGATCGGGAATGTATTGCGACTTGAGTCCACGATTGATCGGCTTCCAGGTCTTGCCGCCGTCATCGGTGCGAAATGCCCCCGCCGCAGAAATTGCAATGTACATACGCTGCGGATTACTCGGGTCAAGGATGATGGTGTGCAGACACATTCCGCCCGCGCCGGGCTGCCACTTCGGGCCGGTGCCGTGGCCGCGCAGTCCGGGGAGTTCGCTCCAATTTTGT is a genomic window of Acidobacteriota bacterium containing:
- a CDS encoding exo-alpha-sialidase, which gives rise to MSRVRVLVGTRKGAFILESDGKREKWDVSGPHFAGWEMYHLKGSPVDPNRIYASQTSGWFGQIIQRSDDGGKTWHQPGTPAGQPTTTPDGMPKGESNKFAYDVSEATGKPLTTHQFYDGTQHPWEFKRVWHLEPSLTEPNTVYAGIEDAAIFRSTDGGQNWSELPGLRGHGTGPKWQPGAGGMCLHTIILDPSNPQRMYIAISAAGAFRTDDGGKTWKPINRGLKSQYIPDPNAEVGHCVHHIAMNPKRPGVLFMQKHWDVMRSDDAGDNWREVSGNLPTDFGFVIDIHSHEPETVYVIPIKSDSEHFVPDGKLRVFRSRTGGNEWEPLTKGLPQENCYVNVLRDAMAVDTLDKCGIYFGTSGGQVYASADAGDSWNPIVRDLPAVLSVEVQTLP